One Cryptosporidium parvum Iowa II chromosome 1, whole genome shotgun sequence genomic window, TTCATAAACCAAATGACAAACGAGGACTAGACCTAATGAGTCGTTGCGCCGAAAATGTTATGAAGAACTTAGGTGACATTGTGATTTCATACGGTCAGTCGGATGAATTTAGGTAAGTTATTTGTAACGttaaaattttcattttaatttaaatgaagCTTTGTTTTTAGGAGGAAAACAGATTTATGGAGtagaaaaaatgataagATATTAACTCATGTCGTATCTTTGTTCACGTCTTcgtttatttttttttgggaTAGTTTTTTTCCAGGAAAAAAGCTCTTGTACCCTCCAACTTTTGATGGAAGAATAATTATGTATCCGACTGATGAAGACATTAGAACATATCTTTCATGGAGACAAGCTGATTGCCACATAAATAATCTCTATAATACATGCTTTTGGTCTCTAGTGTCTATCAATAAATTGAATGAGAGAGAAGCAACGGAAAAGCTTAAATTTACAGATTCGTCCTACAAAAATGAACTACTATTTAAGgaatttggaataaattACAACAATATTTCTCCACAATTTAGGAAAGGAACAACGATTTATAAGGCTAGGCcgaaagaaaagaaatctagggatgaatatttattgttaaaaaataatgatattttattatttgacaAGTGTAAAGAAGCGACAATTGAAACTGATCACAGAGATTATACTGAATTAGATAAACCGTTAAATCCAATATGGAAAATAGACGATGAAATGGTTATTATTAGCTGTATTTATAAGTGCCATTGTGACATAATTCAAGATAAATTTTGGCATGAAAATGATCATCTTTTAAAATAGCagtagaaaaaaaaagctaATTACCATACCGCTAGCGCCTTAAGAAAACGTTCTAGTCTTTATTtgcttttttttagaatttatacaggtattaaaaaatatctttatGAGATAATTCAAACAACGTTATGGATACCTTCTATACTCAAACCACGAATATTTATAGTTTTAATACTTGCTAAGATATATACATCTTGTTTTGCTTTAAAGTTTCACTATGAATCTCTTGAAtgggaaaaaaaaggatGGTTCAAATGATCATGGAAGTACTATTGAGTatgataaattaataaataatgtttCTAACATAGTTTCTGAATCTCAATACTACAGAAAGGGCAATATGGGCAACTCGAACagttttaataatgaatttacGAGCTCTAATTTTAATGAGAGTTCTGAATCTTCTGGTAAGGTTTGGAGCAAAGAAAAGATAAATATGAAAGCTACTATTGGCAACTTAATGGAGAACTTATCTGGGTCTGTTAAAACCAGGGAGGCTATTAACCAAATAAAGATGCTAGATACCAAACATAAAACTAAGAGTGAGATGACAGAATTTCTTCCACCTAATAAACTGTATAAATTAGAAAGAAAAACACAATATGATTTAACacaaaaagaaatgaaacACTGGGGAGCAACTATTGAGCGGATAAATCGACAGGAAATCATTTCTTATGGAGAACCTGAAAAGATGGATATTGTTTCAACTGGACAATTAGCAACTAATTACCAGCCTTTGGATGAATTTGAGCAAGAGTTTGATAACATATTAAAAGAGATGAATAGAGATGACCCAAAAAATGCTGAGATATTGGGACACTGTGATATTTCTCCCTGCAGTAAAATCAAAGATCAATCAGAAAAAAGTTTCATGAAAAAacttaaattcattttatttcaacAGCAGAGAGAAAACAAAAGGTTAAAGAAGATTAAATCAAAGACTTGGAGAAAGAACCGTAGAAAACAAATGCAAATTGAGGAAGAAAAGTTGCTAAGTTTAGGAGAGGTTGAATATCCAGAATTAGTTAAAAAGATCAGGGAAAGGTATGAAGAGAAGAGAGCCAAGATAAGATTAATGAGAAGACAAACTGCAAGGCAAAAATGGGCTAAGATGGCATTAAGATTTGGCGGAAATGAGTTacaaaagaatatttcGGATCAAGCTCAAAAACAAcatgaagaaaaaaaaagaattgagcaaataattcaaaatgtTTCAAAAAATCTTGATGAAGGAAGTGAACTCAGTGACTCCGATAATGAAACAGAATCAAATTCACACTTCATTGAAAAATCTcggaaaaatattaatgaattaaggAATTCATCCAACAGCCTATTtgatttgaaatttattcagCGTGgtattgaatataataacgATCTATTAGACCTTGAATTAAACCAACTTGATCAAGAAAATGTTCAAGacaaaattttgattaataaacCGGAAGGGCATTTATCTAACAATGTTTCAGATGGAATTATTCAGTTATCTAGACCTTCAGTAAATGAAGTAATGGAAACGAAGAATCAGATTCAAAGAGTTTCGAATTATAATCAAGATATTATTGggattaatttcaaagataACAACTTGAATAATCAGCTTGCATCAAATATGAACGATTCAAATGGTCTGAAATCTAAAATGaatgaaaagaatttaGATTCGATGACaaaaaatgttgaaaaaaagaggaaaatatatttgaatattgaagatgaacTTGAGAGAATGGCTAATATAGATATTGTAGAAAATCAAGAATATGCTCAAGCAAATAGTGAGTTATTAaaacatatttttattgaagGGAGCCCCGATCACATACCTAATAGCGttgatattgataattCATCCGAGCCAAAGAATACTATTAGATCTTCGAATAATAAGTCGGTACCTGGTTGGGGTAATTGGTGTTCATCCGTATCTAGAATTATGGACTTAAATATTcgagaaaaagaagattcGTCAGGGaaagtaaaaaaattaattaattctaacAGATCAATTGATAAAAAAgtgaaaaaatattgtgTTAATCAGGTACCTCATCCTTATACCTCAAGCGATTTATATGAAAGTACCTTTGGGCATCCAATCGGGCCTGAATGGAACACTACCGCGATACATAACAAACTTATCCAGCCAAAGATACAAACAAGAATTGGAGCAGTAATTAAGCCTCTAGTATATTCAAAGCATCTAaagaatattcaaatttcagATTCCTTTTTAGAAAAATGGAacttaacaaaaaaatgtaaTAGAGCCAAGGCAAGGTTTTAATATATGAATTGAGATTTACTTAAAGCCTATTTCTACTTatactaataattttcagTTTATACATCGTATTTACTACTATCTTCAAGTGAAAAAAAGCCTTTTGAGGTAGTTTTAGTATTTTTTTCCTGGCTTTcttttataatattgagGTTTGTTTTGAAATCTTTCATTTCTTGTAAGTCGTTTAGAACCGCCCTAAGAAGTTTTTCTCTATCATCTTTCAATTGCTGAACTCTTTGGTCTTGAGTCTTCTTCAATTCTTCGAGGgtttttctaatattaccATACGTACTTTGATCAATTTCAAGTTCATTCAGAGAGCCCTTCGTAATGGGTGAAGAGGgatattcattaaaattatcGCTTAGGGGTGTAGCGGAATAATTATTCACTGTTTGGTCCTTTGCTGGCTCAACTATACTCTTGGAGTGGGATGAAGGACTCACCAAGTTTTTAATACTAGGCTCATTTATTGGAAAAGAATTGTAGTTGGAGATTCTGGTTGGTTCTTCGCATTCTATCtgattttgtattattgaattattctcAAGGCTTTGAGAGTCATAGcttatattattacttcCATGAAACATtgaatttttcattttacTCGAGTTGAACATTTCAACACTAGAAATAAATGAGTCATTTGGGGTTTGAACTTTATTATGAGATGACAAAATGTTTGAAGAGTAG contains:
- a CDS encoding coiled coil protein, which encodes MNLLNGKKKDGSNDHGSTIEYDKLINNVSNIVSESQYYRKGNMGNSNSFNNEFTSSNFNESSESSGKVWSKEKINMKATIGNLMENLSGSVKTREAINQIKMLDTKHKTKSEMTEFLPPNKLYKLERKTQYDLTQKEMKHWGATIERINRQEIISYGEPEKMDIVSTGQLATNYQPLDEFEQEFDNILKEMNRDDPKNAEILGHCDISPCSKIKDQSEKSFMKKLKFILFQQQRENKRLKKIKSKTWRKNRRKQMQIEEEKLLSLGEVEYPELVKKIRERYEEKRAKIRLMRRQTARQKWAKMALRFGGNELQKNISDQAQKQHEEKKRIEQIIQNVSKNLDEGSELSDSDNETESNSHFIEKSRKNINELRNSSNSLFDLKFIQRGIEYNNDLLDLELNQLDQENVQDKILINKPEGHLSNNVSDGIIQLSRPSVNEVMETKNQIQRVSNYNQDIIGINFKDNNLNNQLASNMNDSNGLKSKMNEKNLDSMTKNVEKKRKIYLNIEDELERMANIDIVENQEYAQANSELLKHIFIEGSPDHIPNSVDIDNSSEPKNTIRSSNNKSVPGWGNWCSSVSRIMDLNIREKEDSSGKVKKLINSNRSIDKKVKKYCVNQVPHPYTSSDLYESTFGHPIGPEWNTTAIHNKLIQPKIQTRIGAVIKPLVYSKHLKNIQISDSFLEKWNLTKKCNRAKARF